accgccccgCCCACCGCcccggccgcctcgccgccaacCACCACCCCGGCCACCCCCGCCCCCGCTGCCACGCCGCCGACcaccccggcgccggccaaggcccccgccgcggcgccacccaccaaggccgccgcgtctcccccggcgccggcgcccaaggccgccgccaagcCTCCCGTCGCGGACGCGCCCGTCGCAGCTCCCCCCGCCCCCACCGCGGAGGCGCCCGCCACCATCCCCACCAAGCCTGACGCCCCggcccccgcgccggccaagaagaagaagcccagCTCCCcatccaagaagaagaagaagaccaaggcccccgcgcccgcgcccgtcgCCGAGGCTCCCACCAAGTCCACCAAGACCAAGAAGGCTAAGGCCCCCGCCGCGTCTGACGCCGAAGCACCCGGCCCCGCATTCGactccgccgctgccgacaCCGCGGtacgcttcttcttcttctctctaaAGTTCTGAACCAACAATGAGCGTGTAAACTTGGCAACTGCTCTACTCTCTCACAAAACCGACGGCACAACTGCTTAACAACTGCTTGAACACTTTCATCCTTAACGTTAAGCACTACACAGTTGATGCTGAACCACAGCCACTACACCGAGAGTAAAACAATTGCTATAGTGGTAAAAATGCTCTTAACTTGACCGTGCCTAGACAGGCTAGTTAATGTAATCGCAATGTATGCTCAGCGTAAGCTAGCTTTCTTTAGTAAATTCACAATTTACTTACTCCGTAGCTTCGTAGGTGCAGCACCTAACATGTGAAGGGCAAGTGAGTGTAATGAGTGAAATTGAATAGGGTAGATGCATCTGCTCTGCTGCCCCGACATGTTGGCCAGGCACGCATGTGCTTCCTGCCGTTACACGGGCAGAACAGTTAATACGGCGAGTAGAAAGTCAAGCCTCTGCCAGTTAACAACTCGCCGTATAAACAACCATACATTCTGGAAGCCTCTATTGCTAGTCAGTTGTAGTTAGTAGTACCACTTTTAAATTACTGATGAAGCAGTAACCTGTCCCAATCACCGCGGGATTTTTGCTAATTAAAACGTTGTGATTGCAGGGCGCGGCTAAGACCATGCTAACGACGGCAGGGAGCATCGTGTCGGCGTgcgcggcggccatgggccTCGTCGCCCTCCTCGCCTAGACGCCCGGTCCGGGCCTCACCGAGAAGCGCGATTATTTTACGTGGCCGCTGCGCCGCGACTTTCGGACGAGCTGTGGTCTGTCGTCTCTGCTGTGCATGCCACCATTTTGTGCTGTATTTTTTTCTGACAGGCTGTGCCGGGGAGAGCTAGGCACGGCTTCTTCCTGTGTAGTTCCACTCACGTTCGCCGCCTcggattcttttttttttctttttctccctcccctcctcgATCCTCCTGTACCGAAATTGAGATTtgatttataattttttttcttcgataTCATTGTATTATGCCATCCTTGTTTCCTTGTTTAATCATAGATGTGGTTCTCTCTCTTTTATTATCATGCGCGTGTCTGCTGCTGTTGAGCGTGCGCTGTCCGGATCTGGTTTGGCCGGGTGCGATTCGCGTTTGCTCCTGTCGTGgtaatattattttttgacTGCTTTTCTACCATCTGGATACGAGACGGTGACAGGCTAACAGCACGGTAGTAGCAACGGCCATCTTACCATTCTGGAGCGTGTTTCTATTTTTAACACGATGGCCCCAAAACTCTTACGCACAGCCTGGGCCCTGGGGATCGGCTAGCTACTTCTGAACGTCCCAGTACTTCAGTGCTACAGTAGGTCTTCAAAAAATAAGACTTTGATCAACCGGCAGCCGAGTTATGGTGGTGACGGCGGCATTGTGCGGGTCAATAATAAGATTGTGCGGGTCAATAATAAGATTTTTCCGACTCCTTATCCACCTCATCGACGGCGATATTGCCGGTGGCGTTGAGTAGTGCGGGACGATTGGTCGCTACTCTTTTAGAATGGTGGATCTGGTTTTGTATTCGTGCTTTGTAGGTCGTCTACGTGTATCGATTTATTGGTTCTTTTTTGATCGATGAGACTCGGCCAATTTCGACCTCATCATGGAGTTACTGCGGCCAAGTCTTCTCATATCCGTCTGGCCGGATCTAGAATGGTCATCCAACCCTCTtcatcgtcttcttctccggaACGGTGGTCTGTTTTTCAGACCACGGTCATCGGCGTCTTCTGGCTCTGACCGGCGACTTCCCGGCTGCTACGCCAACAACGATTTCTTGGCTTCGACATGGTTCGAAGGTCCAGAGGCAGCATCGAGCTTCGCTCACGACGCGCCACCGGCAAGTGCAGGAGGAAAACAACGACGTTTACATACAAGAACTtgcgtgtaatttttttttactttaaagATGGTTCTGTAAGGGTTGGTTGATTTTAATAtatggccttggccttctcgcaaaaaaaaacattgtgtTAATTAGTCATATTTATCTTTTGTAAGCAAACATTGTAATGTTGCCATCCTATTCGGTGAGGCAAGGTGGAGATGAAGAAAGATTGGAGGAGGATTAGATGaattttggaagaaaaaattgaaacaaaGATGAATTTTGTAATTGATTCCGCATGAATTGTGAGAGGAAAGCGAAACAACAATTTATTCCCATCTGTGCACAGTTGTAGGGCTCATTCCCTGTTTGGAAACACTATTTCGGTGACTAATGACTGGGATATTAGTGAGTACATGGTGCCGAATTCAGGGATTTCGAGGTGAGGTTTTATGTCAGGCCTCTATAAGAATAAGGTTTAAAAATATACTTTGCTCAAAGTAAAGAATAggagaaaaaaacatatgatTGTCGTAGGGTAACACTTTTCATCCCAAGGAATTGTCTTGCCTCATTCCTCTGGAAAAAGAGGTTGGACCTAATGTgcattttccttcaaaaacaaagaaaaacaaaaataaagaatcATTTTGCTAGTTTCCTATAAAACAAAGGGATCTACAATGAAGTTGCCTATGAAATTCTCAATCTTTATGTTTCCAATGAAAAATTATAAACCGAATGAGCCCGTAGcttatttgtctaaaaatggtcGCATGTAAAATATTTAGTAACATAGATTGTTGTAGCAAAAGTTGGTCAAATTGGCTAGGGATGTAAGTGAGATCCCACTTAAGTCACACTTCTAATTCATTTGAGATTTGCTCGTTCAAAAGTTTGGCTCaagtttgaactaaaattgaACTAGAAGTTAGATATTAATTGGTGGGATCCCATTTGACACCCTAGGTAAGGCTAAATAGTATTGTACAAACTTTGATTAGAGTAAACTATTTCCCCGCGAAGTTCATGCGTCCTGATAGTTACAAGTCCAGCatggcttagtactcgttcaTGGCCAAGCCTGATTGCCCAAGCTCATCGCTTAATTATGATAGGTGTGCACACACGCCTGTTCCTACCCTTCCTGATTCGGTCTAGTCTTCCTAGTGTGTCGGTGAGTCCATGCTTTTTTTCTTCGCAACGACAACACATAATTTTATGCCAACTAATGATGGGTTGGCATTTGTAAATGAAGTAGATGTCGAAAAGCTGGCTGGCGCGGAAGGGGACGTGCAAACAGCCGTAGATTCTAAGCCTCCGCCGTGTACTACCCAATCATAGAGCAACCGCCGGACTTTAATTGATCATAGATCGCCACTCAATCACCGGACGTGCTGGCTAGCTACTGTAGCTAGCTCGAGCCAGCGCCACTGTCCGTCCCCAGCCTTCCAGGCGTTTGTTTGCTTGCAACGACGAGTTTTCGTTCCAACTAACAGACCGAAAGCGACGCGTCCTACCGTGAGCGGTACGTGCAGGGACTAGGGTTGTCCCGCACTCAGCACCGACATCAGCTGGCGTTTCGCAACGCGTATTTGCCGTCCAGCTACGTGTGATGTGTCTCCTGTCGCCTGCGATGAGTTTCCAGTTTCtcctttcaaaaaagaagaagtttcCAGTTCCCATCTTGCTTCCGAGAGAACTCGTAATTTTATCAGCTTGGTCGGACGACGTGTGCTGGGCCGTCGGTAGATTCCGAGAGAAGATTACTCTAGCACTAACGTTGTACTGGTCCACTTGTTTACGGTGCTACGGATGCTGGAGTAAAACTGCAGCAAAAATCAGAGTTTAGTCCCCCATGCGCGAGCCCGTGAGAAAGAACGTACTGCTCTCTCCGTCAGACAAATGATgtttcaattttgactaaatttaaatgcgtcatgtctagatacatctaaattttaacaaacttgagatattttttgttggacggagtgagtactacAGATAATGCGTACGCCGGAATTGAATGACTGTTCCAGGCTGGTTCGATCCCTGCGTGTGTACCAGTACGTATTACGGCGATGTTGCTTGCTGCTTCATCTCTGGCGATGTGCCTTTTCACGGGAGGCGGTACATCTGTACGCACGCCCAAAATAAATGGTATGCGAGCCCTGTCCCCCCGTGTCGGCACCACATTAACAAATCGATCTCGTCGAGCTGGTAGGAGCGGCCGCAGCATCCCTGGCGAGGGATAGAGCTGCTAGTAGGAGTGTGGAGTATCGCCGCATCGggtgtttgtttgttgggGCCACGTTCTTGGTAACGGAACAAGAATATTTTGTCGGAGATCGGAACAAGATGTGGATCCACATCTACTGGGTAGAAGCATGGATGCGGCAGCCAACAGCAGCTTCGACAGGTTACTAATGAATCACAGTTTTACTCGTCCAAAAGGTTTGTATCTGGACGGAGAGCATGGATGCACGTACTGTTACTGCTGTGTGTGTCTATATCCGTAGATGCAAATTACTCCACTGAGTAGTAGTAaatctctcttccttttttttggccTACCTAAAGAAGCATAAGCAAAAAAGTTGCTTTTGGAAAGCACAGATCTCATCATTTGGACGAGTAGATGCCCAACAGCATCATGAATGTCAAGTGCACCATACCACGCCTCGTTAGATTTTTCAACTGCAAAGATGCCTCTTGACAATGCACAGTGCACTCCCGTCGGGCCTCAAGATAAGAGGCAGCGGTGGTTTGCATTCGGAGATATCGCCTGGGAAGGCCAACATGAAGCATCAATAGATCTGCTTGCCATTTCTGTAGGAGAAGCTACTAGAtcatcgcaaaaaaaaaaaaaaaggtgcagCGCTAGGAGTTAGAGCAACACTACAGATAACACACGCCCTTGATCCCTTGTTATGTACCAGCTAGATAAATCAGTTGCCTGTTGGAGCCAGCTATGGTTTTTCACGACTAGCAAAGGTATGGAAACACACTGTTAGCTTCCTGTGCAAGCTATTAGTATTATATCATATACACATAACATATGCCTTTGTTACATGCCAGCTAGAGAAATCTGTTGGAGCCTTAGTGTGCAACATtcatggaagaagaaaagaaaatagttGTTGCCAAATAGCAGCTAACGCGATAGTGATTACTATATGATTATCACTAATAATGCTGTCTGATTCAGCATGTGCTGCAGGTAGATTAGCATCTCTTGGCACCAAGGGTAACTGAGTAAAGACTATCGTGACAAAATGTTCTTCAGCAATCAGCATAATCCTCAGGAGAACTCTCAATTCAGGCATGTAGCGGTACTGCAAGAAAATGAGACATCCAAAAGAGAATGAATCTTGAGAGGCTCTATGAGTGACATTGTCCGTGCTATGGCGTAACTCGTAAGCCAGAAGGAAGATCAGTATAGCAGTCCTGGCGCACAAGGAGTCCAGAAGGTACATAATTAGTAATTATTTACAACCCAATAATCATAGTGTATATATGGCTTCAATGGTTAGCATGAGTATTTAGAATGTATTAGTCAATGCAATATCCCGTTTATATTTTCCTCCCATATTCAGTGAAGCCAAGAGATAATATTGCTAAAAACCAATTCAGATACAACTAGGGTGGAGTACAATATTAGAATGAAAACACTAAATGGACTATATTTTTCCAGTTTAATTAGAGCCAGTTCTCACTGTTGTCTGAGTCCAGCCTAATCCGTGGTCGGTTTGATTTATCCCCCCAACGTCATCCTGATGTCATGAACGCCTTTAATCTGAAATAGGTGTGGTTTAAAAGATAGTATATTGGACGATCCACTGCCAAAGACAGATAGGCGAGCATGCCACTGCAGTACTAAAAGCAATTGTCCGTTCTCCCAGGTTCTCCAAACTGCATCCAGTGCTTCCTCTACAATTTTTCAACTACAGATCACCAAAAGAAAAGTACTACATACTAGTGCAAAACCTGACAAAATGCTGACAGTGCAGGGTCTATCTGTCATTTTCAAGGTTTGAGAAAGCATAGGAATGTAAATGTTTGTGTGAAGAGCACGAATGCATGACTAAATGCATGAACAATAGAATGTTCCCTATAGTAGGGGAGTAATACACAAATAGGCTACAAGAGGAAATTCTTTGTATATCTCACCTTGTTGACTGAGAGAAGACACCACCAAACAGCAAGTGAGCAATCCCGTTACATTTCTATATACAACCATTCTGGTAGATCTTTATATTGAACTGAACAAAGAGTTCCACAAATGGAAGCAGCAGAGATAACTATGCCAATTGCTTCAACTCTCTCATGCAATAAGCAGGTCAGTTGTCTTGCTGAAAAAAAGTGATGGATAGAATGCTGGCCTAAAAATTGATTTGGAATAGAAGATCAACTACATAACTGCTATCCATCTTATCCAGCAACGCATCTCCAGGAATATTCTGTTATTTGACGTACACATAATTTAGCGTACGCATTTAATAATCACAACATGGACTGTGCATTATCGTGATTGTATGACATTGTACGATTTTAGGCAGTTAATATATATACCTGTCCTGCTTCATATCAGCCTGAACATCTGTTTTAACCTCAATGTATTCCCAGCACCTCTAATGGAGTAATGGGCCCTGCCTGTAAAATTACTAAATCATGAAATCTTATTATGGGAATGCAATTAAGAACAAAATATCAAGGACAAGCAAAAAAATTAGGTGGTCATATCTCTGATAGTGCACTCCATATAGCAATGCAGAAACAATTTGCAACTCTAATCTTAAGTTTTAAAGGATGAGATGACCATTTTGATCGCCGCAGCCTATGATTGATAGGAAGCAGCAGTAAAATATCCCCCTTTTCAGTTACTTAAGAAACATGATCATTTGGCATTAATCAATAAGAAACATCAATTGACGGTAATGGCAAATTAATATGTTAAACTACAATTGGTAGCTATACGCTGTTGTAGAACACATTAAGAAGGCACACAGAAGGTGGCAAATACATAGCAGCCATTGTATCTGGGAACAGAGAGATGGTGACAAGAAAGAGGAGGAAAGCCAAGCATGCAGATACTCATTTATGATTTATCACTACTGTGATATATCTGTTCTTAATACAACTACATCGAGAAAGAAATTTGCTTATGAACCAAATATGCCAGTTATGCATGTTGTGATCAAATCTAGTTCCATGTACTCAACAAATTCACGGACATGAAATATCATAACACATCAAGCATCCAGCCATCAAAATATGCATTGATTTCATTCAATCCATGCATCATGAACTATCGTGTATtcaaacagaaacaaaaatagaagCAAAGAGCATTAAGTTAGATAAAGAAACCTGAGGATTCGAGGTTGGTTCAAACATCTCCTCTCCAGGCGTTAAGTCGAACCAGATCTAAGTTGTTCTCACTGGGATCTTCGGTAGGCGACGGTATAAAGTGCAGCTGGCGGCGCTAGGAGAGATGGGGCTGGTGGTTGTGCATCAGAGTGCTGGTGGAGAGTGCACTCTATATGGAGGCTCACCAAAATTTCAATCAGTCAAGATCAACGTGAACAACGGAAAATGATCAATCTGCACTTGCGTTGAGACACAATgagaaaagaaacaatatgCTAATAAAACCACTCAAGCATGTCTACTAAGAATAGTGCACACAACGTCACAAACAAGATGCCCAATATTTCTTCCATTAGCAATATATAATAGATTAACCTATGTGCTTTGACTGCACGCAATAAAAAAATGACCTCATCAAATAAGAAAACAGATGTACCAATGTATTGGTGTTTcacttttattttgaagaagatattttgaaattttcagCATACAgttgaagaaacaaaatcatAAACAATAAATGGAGAATATCTTAAAGAAAACTGAAGAACTAACCTAAAGTTGAGCTACCTCTCAAAACTTCAAGTATTGTGTACAAATAGAAGACAATATACACATGTAACACATTGCTTACAGGCAAAGGTTCCAAAATATCAGAGCCAACCAACCAAGATAACTAAAACACAGCAACTCATCTGTGTTGAAGGGTTACAGAAAAGTGTTCCTCCGCAAGATAAACCAAGAAACTAAATGTATTTTAGTGGTTTGTTTCAATTTTTCTACAGAGAAATATATTCTGTGCATTTCCACTATGAAGTACAGGTTGCTAAGGACAACTACACAAACAGTTATATCTACTTGTCACACTTAAGAGTACAAACCAGGTTCATAATTCAACCACTATCTCTTGATGTGTGCTTAGCCAACAATTCTAGCAGCCTTTGTTGCTCTCGTTTAGATATTCCAGGATGAAGCTCAGGGAGGTTGCTGATGAATGATTTGCCATCAGCTATCCTACCATGGCTGCAGTACTCCTGAAGTATTGTATTGTAAGTTCTCTCATTGGGCTTGCAACCATGAGTAACCATATAACGTACTAAATCTATAGCTTCTTCAAACATTGAATTGGCCACGTAACTCTTGACAAAAATATTGTATGTCACAATATCTGGTACCAGACCCGAACATTTCATCTCAGAGAACAATCTTGAGGCTTCTTTCATCTGCCCTTTTCTTCCATACGCATAGATCATAGTGTTATAAGAGTATCGATCAGGACGCGCACGACTTGACTTGATCTCAGTGAGGATATTTTCACACTTCTCACAATCACCTAAACGAGAATACATATGCATCAAGCTGTTGTACGTTGCGGTGCTGAGGTTGATAGAACTTTCCTTCATGAGTGAAAGAATCTCCTCCACCTTCTTAACCATCCCATTTTTCCCATATATGGAAATCATGGCATTCAGAACGTTAATGTCCAGAGagcaccgcctcctcctcagttCCAAGAACGCCTTTTCTGTGTCGGATAAGTTATTAACTTTGCTATTTACCAACACCAATGTTTTCACTAGCCCGTTGTGTGACTCTATCCTCTCTGCATAAATATCTTCGGACAAAGATTTCATTTTGTCCAACTTCTTTGCATTAGCATATGCATGAAGCAGTGAAGAGTAACTAAGCTCATCAGGCCTAGAATCCAGATTCTCCATCTCAGCGAACAACTTTTCTGCCTGCTCCCAACGCCCACCACGAGCTAGTGCAGATAGAACAGCATTATATGTCGAAATGTCAGGATGTATACCAGCTTCAATCATCCTTTTGTATATCTCCATTGCTTGGTCAAACAAGCCACATCTACTATATGAACTAATGAGTGAAACATATGTGTCCCGCTCAGGAACATAACCAGATTTCTTCATCTCCTTAAATACTCCAGACACCTCAGTGTCTAACCCATTCTGTCCAAACACAGCTAAGAGCGTGTTCCAGGTCACAACATCTGGCACAAACCCAGCAGACCTGATCTCATCAAACACAATCATCATCTCTGGGAACTTTCCCCTCACACCATGCAGCTTGATCAATGCATTGTACGTGCACAGATTCGGCTTACATCCATTCCTCAACATTTCATTATATGTCCCGATTGCTGCATCAATTTTGCCAGCCCTGTCAAGACCAGAAACCAATGTCGTGTATGTAATGACATCCGGCTCAATCCCCTTAACCTCCATCTCCTCTTTGAGCTGTGTCGCCTCTTCCAACAGACCGTCCTTCACATACGACGAAATGAGCGAATTGTAGGTCACTACACTGGGTGGACAGCCCCCTTGCTCCATCTCTTTGAGCACGCCGATTGCCTCATCATACCTCCGAGCCTTACCATACACATCGAGCAGAGAATTGAGCGTGACCTTGTCAGGTTCGAACCCAGCAGCCCTcatttcatcgaacacctTTGCTGCCTCCTTGTAGAGTGCCCTCCGACGGCAACAGCTAATGAGCGTGTTGTATGTGTACCTGTCCAGCGGAATTCCGTCCTTCCTCATGGAGTCCACGAGTGCTAGCACCTCCTTCCACGGAACAGCAATCTTGGAGTAGACATGGAGCACGACGTTGTAGGTGACGAGGGCGGGACAGACGCCGTTAGCGACCATACGGCGGAACACGGCAACCGCGTCCCTGAACCGGCTGGCGCGGGAGAGCGCTGAGATGAGGGCCGTGTAGGCGCTGGCGTCGGGGTCCGGCGCGGCATCGAGGAGCGCGGAGGCGTCAGCAAGGCGACCGGCACGCGCGAGGACGCGGATGGCTGTGGGGAGGACGCGGGGATGGTGGAGGACGCGCTCGCCGTGGAGGTCCCGCGCGGCGTGGATGGCAGCGAGGGCGACGCCGGGCCGGCCGCGGGAGGCGAGGGCGCTGAgcacggcggcgaggtcggcggccgGGAGCGCGGAGAGAACGTCGCGCGGGGAGGCACGGTCGGGGGCGTCCGacaggagggagaggagcgcgcgccgcgccgggagggagagggagggcgGCAGGTTCCAGGCTTgcccactgccgccgccgcggcgagtAGGGTCGTGGGGGCGTCCGAGCCGCGGggtgcgggaggaggaggtgggggtggggcGGGAGGAGGATAGGAGGGAGGCTGGGGAGAAGAGGCGGGGAGGGGAGTGCGCGGGAGGATGGTGGCTCATGGTCGGCGGGGCGGGCGCTCGGAGAGGGAGCGGGAAGACGATGGTTTCGGCCATGGCGGGTGTGGGTGGTT
This is a stretch of genomic DNA from Brachypodium distachyon strain Bd21 chromosome 1, Brachypodium_distachyon_v3.0, whole genome shotgun sequence. It encodes these proteins:
- the LOC100828364 gene encoding pentatricopeptide repeat-containing protein At5g02860, giving the protein MAETIVFPLPLRAPAPPTMSHHPPAHSPPRLFSPASLLSSSRPTPTSSSRTPRLGRPHDPTRRGGGSGQAWNLPPSLSLPARRALLSLLSDAPDRASPRDVLSALPAADLAAVLSALASRGRPGVALAAIHAARDLHGERVLHHPRVLPTAIRVLARAGRLADASALLDAAPDPDASAYTALISALSRASRFRDAVAVFRRMVANGVCPALVTYNVVLHVYSKIAVPWKEVLALVDSMRKDGIPLDRYTYNTLISCCRRRALYKEAAKVFDEMRAAGFEPDKVTLNSLLDVYGKARRYDEAIGVLKEMEQGGCPPSVVTYNSLISSYVKDGLLEEATQLKEEMEVKGIEPDVITYTTLVSGLDRAGKIDAAIGTYNEMLRNGCKPNLCTYNALIKLHGVRGKFPEMMIVFDEIRSAGFVPDVVTWNTLLAVFGQNGLDTEVSGVFKEMKKSGYVPERDTYVSLISSYSRCGLFDQAMEIYKRMIEAGIHPDISTYNAVLSALARGGRWEQAEKLFAEMENLDSRPDELSYSSLLHAYANAKKLDKMKSLSEDIYAERIESHNGLVKTLVLVNSKVNNLSDTEKAFLELRRRRCSLDINVLNAMISIYGKNGMVKKVEEILSLMKESSINLSTATYNSLMHMYSRLGDCEKCENILTEIKSSRARPDRYSYNTMIYAYGRKGQMKEASRLFSEMKCSGLVPDIVTYNIFVKSYVANSMFEEAIDLVRYMVTHGCKPNERTYNTILQEYCSHGRIADGKSFISNLPELHPGISKREQQRLLELLAKHTSRDSG